The genomic stretch CACCTGATAAAGAAGCGGTTGGAAAAGGTGAAAATTGCGTTTATCCAGAAGAGTCACCTCCACCGGCACTTTTCTAAGAGAGATAGCCGCATAGAGACCCCCGAAACCGCCGCCGATAATAACCACTCGAGGCACCGGCAGTTTGCTTTTGAAATCGGAATGTGGGGCCATAATATCCATGCCTCAAACAATACAATAAGAATCGTCGCTTTGTTCCCGATCTGCGTCCGGGGGTAATATATCACCAGGAAGCTGCCTTTGCAACGAAAGGAAAAGCCGGGCGATGATAAGAGGGATCAGGATTCCCCGGTCAATTTCAGTCTTTCCCGCAGAGTCTTGCGGTCGATGCCGAGAATTTCGGCAGCTTTGGTCTTGTTGCCATTGACACTGGCCAGAACATTGCGGATATAATCGGCTTCCACCTCGGCCAGAGTGCGGTTCAGACCCGATTCGCGAGCCGCCGAAAACCGCATGTGGCTGGGCATGTCGGGAATCTCGATGGTGTCGCCATCAGTCATGACCACCAGCCGCTGAATGATATTTTCCAGTTCCCGGACATTTCCCGGCCAGTAGTAACCTTTGAGTTTCTGAAAGGCGCTGGGTGAAAAGCGGGGGGCGGGACGATCCAGCTCCTTGGCAAATCGGGCGGCAAAAAGTTGGGCCAGCAAAATTATATCATCACCGCGCTCTCTCAGCGGAGGAAGGGAGATGGTGATAACATTAAGCCGGAAATAGAGGTCTTCGCGGAAAATCCCTTTCTTAACCAGGCTCAAAAGGTCCTTATTGGTGGCGACCAGAACCCGGACATCGACTTTCCGTCCCCGGCTGGCGCCCACCATGCAGACCTCTTTGTCCTGAAGAACACGCAGCAGCTTGACCTGCATGGAAAGCGAGGTTTCGCTGATTTCATCAAGGAAGATGGTTCCTCCCTCGGCGGTCTGGAAGAAACCGGCGCGGGATTCGTTGGCGCCGGTGAATGCCCCTTTGACAT from Candidatus Zixiibacteriota bacterium encodes the following:
- a CDS encoding sigma-54 dependent transcriptional regulator, which encodes MADTVTKERILVVDDAPDTLEVLQRNLSSQGYTVYTASGVADAIKILESTPVDLVITDLKMPQVSGLELIRHVRENFKKTEVMMITGYATIEGAVKAVKSGAEEYLTKPFTDEELLAAVRRVLDKLHVRLAAESGDYQLPAVAHGLIGESEPMQRVYAAIAKAGQINATVLILGESGTGKELVARAIHYGSRRASAPFIPVNCGGIPEGLLESELYGYVKGAFTGANESRAGFFQTAEGGTIFLDEISETSLSMQVKLLRVLQDKEVCMVGASRGRKVDVRVLVATNKDLLSLVKKGIFREDLYFRLNVITISLPPLRERGDDIILLAQLFAARFAKELDRPAPRFSPSAFQKLKGYYWPGNVRELENIIQRLVVMTDGDTIEIPDMPSHMRFSAARESGLNRTLAEVEADYIRNVLASVNGNKTKAAEILGIDRKTLRERLKLTGES